The following proteins come from a genomic window of Bradyrhizobium paxllaeri:
- a CDS encoding SctD/MshK family protein, whose protein sequence is MNEPASVHFEVLSGIYSGVTGEAPVGTSLIGSGLDADIVFVEQGLEPNHFRLTPLHDSMEIEALAAGLSIEGSGDIAVGKRVVISLPAVVHAGAMSIRCTQDSAQGSIGLSRVAIIAVALVLLSSVGIATLAISFLFDGSAGALSPGAPPIAALPPKLTLTGPDDRPLNAAAAQLQEEINKAGLLNIKIGSGLGVVCAEGTVTPASVSRWQEVQQRFDQHTNGSLTLVNGVIVKEDKPPSSIAVQAVWRGPHPYLLIGGQKYFVGALLNDGWTVDRIEAGRVLLSRNGRLAALPY, encoded by the coding sequence GTGAATGAACCGGCCTCCGTTCATTTCGAAGTGCTATCGGGGATCTATTCCGGAGTGACCGGTGAAGCGCCCGTCGGAACGAGCCTTATCGGAAGTGGCCTCGATGCCGATATCGTCTTCGTCGAACAGGGGCTCGAGCCCAATCACTTCCGTCTCACCCCCCTGCACGATTCGATGGAGATCGAGGCTCTAGCAGCCGGACTCAGCATAGAAGGAAGCGGAGATATTGCCGTAGGCAAGCGGGTTGTTATTTCTCTTCCTGCCGTCGTTCATGCGGGCGCGATGTCCATTCGCTGCACACAGGATTCGGCGCAAGGATCAATCGGCCTGTCGCGTGTCGCGATAATAGCAGTCGCCTTGGTCTTGCTGAGCTCTGTCGGGATCGCCACTCTTGCGATCAGCTTTCTCTTTGACGGCAGTGCCGGTGCACTGAGCCCCGGTGCGCCCCCTATCGCAGCACTTCCACCCAAGCTGACGCTCACCGGTCCTGATGATCGCCCCCTCAATGCGGCCGCCGCACAGTTGCAAGAGGAGATTAACAAGGCGGGACTTCTCAATATTAAAATCGGTTCTGGGCTAGGTGTGGTCTGCGCCGAGGGCACCGTGACGCCTGCGTCAGTCAGTAGATGGCAGGAGGTTCAGCAACGGTTCGATCAGCATACGAACGGGTCGCTGACACTCGTAAATGGAGTGATTGTGAAGGAGGATAAGCCGCCCTCCTCAATTGCTGTCCAGGCGGTGTGGCGCGGACCCCACCCCTATCTTCTTATTGGTGGCCAAAAGTACTTCGTGGGCGCGCTGTTGAACGACGGATGGACGGTCGATCGAATCGAGGCGGGACGTGTACTGCTCAGCCGGAATGGACGGCTTGCTGCTCTCCCCTATTAG